In a single window of the Rhizoctonia solani chromosome 16, complete sequence genome:
- a CDS encoding major facilitator superfamily transporter, giving the protein MAISMPCSPSSDSTFSEPSSRASTPTLVPSQLGADDKFDDGRSITESLISSLASDTTDVERNSMCLSNDELSFERLLVIHASLAVCLFLAITDTTIVSTSLPRSMLNLVDFCTIFLGWRKLHVDTDDISTRIRTIHNDVRPQAGIIYVYGNVPEHILVMWCSSVASDDVMIASTCANDSRFRATDLVSWRWAFYMNLPVGCAALIAAMISLSAWHEAPCNKSSVGHLLGHFDWVGLWWYCGARHRIFIGYYTRLYVSSRMHRLFSSNRYAKGHTLTLALVFAGIASLTLGALYESGIFGATRCWGLSLGANPKHALFAPMLLRTRAAGIILVFSFFQTMAFNAGTFYLALYYQCTTCWNTIVTLYIGIIPCLVNWVLHLRKDQAHITIIRAGLGLMATGFGLMILLDERSSMIMQTLIPLVAGVGVGFLLKTPATALSLAMRGCDVPAVTAGLLLVRFIGTASGVSIGGAIYQSRLAVNLPSDFDLDMSVPNFDYRLLTTLQPEPLRNSVLQAVSRSISSIWVICALCLSIGFFLSLFLKQTPVDDTSSSNDETSPSEHSSMLQSQFDQKNYGSTGTCKKSGV; this is encoded by the exons ATGGCTATCTCGATGCCTTGTTCACCTTCGTCTGATTCTACTTTCTCAGAGCCTTCCTCGAGGGCGTCAACACCGACGCTTGTGCCTTCACAATTAGGGGCAGACGACAAGTTTGACGATGGGCGCTCTATAACTGAATCCTTGATTTCCTCGCTGGCATCCGACACCACTGATGTCGAAAGAAACTCTA TGTGCTTATCCAACGACGAGCTTAGTTTCGAGAGGTTGCTTGTCATACATGCGTC GCTGGCGGTATGCCTGTTTCTCGCGATAACCGACACA ACTATAGTCTCGACATCATTACCACGATCAATGCTGAACTTGGTGGACTTCTGCACAATATTCTTGGGTTGGCGTAAG CTACATGTTGACACAGACGATATTTCAACCCGTATACGGACAATTCACAATGATGTTCGGCCGCAAG CGGGTATTATATACGTGTATGGGAATGTTCCTGAGCACATCTTGGTTATGTGGTGCAGCTCAG TGGCAAGTGACGACGTCATGATTGCTTCGACCTGTGCTAATGATTCCCGGTTTCGCGCCACAGATCTTGTGTCCTGGAGATGGGCAT TCTACATGAACTTACCCGTTGGCTGTGCTGCGTTGATTGCTGCCATGATCTCGTTAAGCGCCTGGCATGAAGCACCTTGCAATAAGTCCAGCGTTGGACATTTATTGGGACACTTTGACTGGGTTGGGCT TTGGTGGTACTGCGGCGCTCGTCATCGGATTTTCATTGGCTACTATACAAGGCTGTACGTATCCTCGAGGATGCATCGGCTTTTTTCATCTAACCGTTATGCAAAGGGTCATACCCTCACGTTGGCGCTTGTGTTCGCCGGAATTGCGTCATTGACATTGGGTGCCTTGTATGAAAGTGGTATTTTCGGTGCTACACGATGCTGGGGGCTCTCGCTTGGCGCAAACCCTAAACATGCATTATTTGCTCCAATGCTCCTTCGCACACGAGCAGCAG GTATCATACTCGTATTTTCATTTTTTCAGACCATGGCATTCAATGCTGGAACCTTCTACCTTGCACTCTACTACCAA TGCACTACATGCTGGAACACAATTGTTACCTTATACATTGGGATCATCCCTTGTCTCGTTAATTGGGTTTTACATCTCCGAAAAGACCAGGCACATATTACCATAATTCGCGCTGGGCTTGGCTTGATGGCCACAGGATTTG GATTAATGATTCTCCTGGACGAACGATCAAGCATGATCATGCAAACCTTGATCCCTTTGGTGGCCGGTGTTGGTGTCGGGTTTTTGCTGAAGACGCCAGCCACGGCACTTAGTCTAGCCATGCGCGGCTGCGATGTGCCAGCCGTTACTGCGGGTCTGTTGTTAGTTCGTTTCATCGGGACCGCATCGGGAGTT TCCATCGGAGGTGCGATATACCAAAGCAGATTGGCTGTCAACCTTCCATCGGACTTTGATTTGGATATGTCTGTCCCAAACTTTGACTACAGACTGTTAACAACCCTGCAACCCGAGCCCCTACGGAATAGCGTACTGCAAGCCGTGTCTCGTTCGATTTCA TCGATCTGGGTCATATGCGCCCTATGCCTATCAATCGGATTCTTC CTTTCCTTATTTTTGAAACAAACTCCGGTGGACGACACATCGTCATCGAATGATGAAACGAGCCCTTCAGAACATAGTAGCATGCTCCAGTCCCAGTTCGATCAAAAGAACTATGGCTCGACAGGCACATGCAAGAAGAGCGGAGTTTGA
- a CDS encoding DnaJ domain protein, protein MRLSTSGLHAASRCIKRPAGLSPSMVGMTRTFATHTKRTTIGKSIASLRLSDVNTRRVFHSSRIASASQKDPYQVLGVKKDATAADIKKAYFALARKYHPDTNKETSAKDKFIDIQSAYEILGDTEKRAAYDQYGSASQQQGFDPNAFAGARGPFGGGGFGGFQDFGGAFGAGTGRSQADVFETLFGSAFGGVRGNRRAGFQENIRGNDIETSVGIEFLEACHGTSRTINVTPVVDCKPCSASGLKPGAKRSTCGSCRGTGTRTFVIQSGFQMASTCTECGGTGTTVPKGSQCSDCGGLGKVRIRKTVKVDVPAGIEDGMSVRVSGAGDAPTSGTGSPGDLLVRINVAPSKVFRRQGVNIHHDARIPLHTALLGGKVRVPTLDGEVEVRVPGGTQQGQECVLKGRGVPALYGSEKGDLFVSFAIQIPRTLTQRQRQILQQYADDVEGRSSPQDQTTNTTGSGSSREPSAGKQDGTEIFSSSSSSPDPIPDLAGSGWLSRSLSKLKQLIGTGS, encoded by the exons ATGCGGCTTAGCACATCTGGCCTCCATGCCGCCTCGCGTTGTATCAAGCGGCCGGCAGGCTTGTCTCCCTCGATGGTCGGAATGACTCGGACGTTTGCAACACACACCAAACGTACAACAATTGGAAAGTCCATCGCCTCGCTCAGATTGTCTGACGTAAATACTCGC CGTGTATTCCACAGCTCCCGCATAGCATCGGCTTCCCAAAAGGACCCATATCAAGTTCTCGGTGTTAAGAAGGATGCGACTGCGGCCGATATTAAAAAAGCATACTTTGCG CTCGCTCGTAAATACCATCCAGATACAAATAAAGAGACATCGGCGAAAGATAAATTTATTGATATACAAAGCGCTTATGAG ATACTCGGTGATACCGAAAAACGCGCCGCATACGATCAATATGGCTCTGCATCTCAGCAACAGGGTTTTGATCCAAATGCCTTTGCAGGTGCTCGTGGGCCTTTTGGGGGTGGTGGATTTGGAGGTTTCCAGGATTTCGGGGGTGCATTCGGCGCCGGCACGGGTCGTTCACAAGCCGATGTCTTTGAGACGCTCTTTGGCTCGGCGTTTGGAGGAGTCAGGGGCAACAGGCGAGCTGGGTTTCAGGAAAACATTAGGGGGAACGATATTGAGACTTCTGTGGGCATCGAGTTCCTGGAGGCGTGTCATGGGACAAGCAGAACCATAAACGTTACCCCCGTGGTCGACTGTAAACCCTGTTCTGCTAGTGGCCTCAAACCGGGAGCGAAACGTTCGACGTGTGGCTCGTGTCGCGGCACTGGTACTCGCACGTTTGTGATTCAAAGTGGGTTCCAGATGGCCAGCACATGTACAGAGTGCGGTGGAACTGGAACCACTGTACCCAAAGGGAGCCAATGCAGTGACTGTGGGGGGTTAGGGAAAGTCAGAATAAGGAAAACCGTCAAGGTGGATGTGCCTGCCG GCATCGAGGATGGCATGAGCGTGCGGGTTAGTGGGGCCGGGGATGCTCCCACATCCGGAACCGGCAGTCCTGGAGACCTCTTGGTCCGAATTAACGTTGCACCATCCAAAGTATTCCGCAGGCAAGGTGTCAACATACATCACGATGCACGAATACCATTGCACACTGCCCTGCTCGGGGGCAAGGTCCGGGTTCCGACACTTGATGGCGAAGTCGAAGTTCGCGTTCCCGGGGGTACACAACAGGGCCAGGAATGCGTTCTCAAAGGAAGAGGTGTGCCCGCACTTTATGGCAGTGAGAAAGGAGATTTGTTCGTATCGTTTGCCATACAAATACCTCG GACGCTCACCCAACGCCAACGTCAAATTCTCCAACAATACGCAGATGACGTGGAAGGCCGGTCCAGTCCTCAAGATCAGACGACCAACACAACCGGGTCCGGTTCCTCACGTGAACCTTCGGCTGGGAAACAAGATGGTACGGAAATAttttcatcttcatcttcatcaccaGACCCCATTCCCGATCTTGCCGGAAGTGGATGGTTATCTCGTTCTCTGTCCAAATTGAAGCAACTTATTGGGACTGGGAGTTGA